Within the Leishmania donovani BPK282A1 complete genome, chromosome 6 genome, the region gggtgatggtggtgcgggGGTGTACCGAGGCGTGGCGAACAGGTACGTGCGCGGATCGGGCTCCGGGCCGTAGCGCTCCACGAGAGCAGAAAACAGTCCCGCTGGTATGCTCGCCTCCTTCTCACCCGCATGTGCGGCGAATATCTCTTGTACGCCGGAGGAGTTCTGATCAAGCTGATAGGCAGCCAGGTACGCGGTCAGTCGCTGGTGCTGATCGATCGTGGTCACCTCTGGGCCATTGTCGAGCACTAAGTTGCgcatcagctcctcctctcggCCCTCCCACTGCCGCAGTAGCGATGGGATTTCGCTCTTGTACTGAGGACCGTACACGTCGAAGAAGCTTGCCAGTCGCTCCTCGTAGTTTTGAATCGAGTAGCGCCGATATAGCTTTGTGAATGTGTCCAGCTCCGAGACGACCTCTACCACGTTGGGCACAAGCCGCAGTCCTTGCGGGTTGTACGCGCGCAAGAAGCTCtccaggcggtggcggtacCCCGCCTTGTCGCCTGGGTCTACGGTGAAGGAAAGCCCCACCTGACCCATTTCCGTCCCCACGATCCGTGTCGTGAGTTTGTGCACCTCCACAATGTCCTTCGCGTTGAGCGGCAGTGGAGCTGAGGTGCCCACGACACGCGTGCCATCGAGATCTCCGTCTGCACGACGACCTGGACGAtaaggagaggaggagcctCTGATGCTGCGAGTGATTtctctcaccaccaccaccacctcgagCTCCGGCACCGCGCATCGCCACACCTTTGGCCCGCCCCCGTCTCCGTCGGAAGTGCACCGAGCGGCATCGTCGAAACGCACTTCAAATAGGTTGGGAGTGGTTGACACAACGTCGTCCGTGGTGAACGTCGCCGTGGCCACTGGAGCAGAGTAAGCGGACACGCGAAGCACCATGTGTGCCTCCACGACGAACGACCGCAGGCCGTTCTCACAAGCGGACAGCGGCACATTCACGAGGTTGTGGATGGTAACGAGTATCGGCCATGGCGGCATGATGATAGCGCCAGTGCACGTTTCTCGCACCACTCGTCGTTTGATTCGCTTCTAGTTGAGGTGAACCaatgcgtgcgcgcgagtgCCCTCTCGGGTGCCGGCACGCTctttatgtgtgtgcgtgtgtgtctatgCGTGTGAGTGTCGCTGTGTAGCGTGAGGATGgcgcgccgtggccgcgcgcgcatgtgctgAGCCGATTCTGTCGGAGgcaagaaaggaaagagagggcaggaaggagagagacgtaGTAAGCAAATTTTAGTGTGCCTTTGTGTaggtgcgcagcaccgcctctggccgcgcatgtgcacaGATGTAGGCACCCCTTTTTTTGCCCCGTGCCATGGAGGCATTGCACGCAAGGTCTTGTGTGATAAGTcgagaaagggaaagaggTGTGAACCCGCATGGCggccatggcggcggcacaagTACCTTCGATGTTTGCCACCGCCCCCACTCCCTTTCGCCGTTTGTGCCCGTCTCTGTGTTCTCCCACACTGCAGCCATGGAGGCTTTACGAACAGGGTGCgcgtcggctgcggcgacggggGTTTGAAACACAACATGTGTGTTATACACCTGTTATCTTTCTGTTGTTTTTCTGTGAGAGCTAACGGTGGCTCACGACGATTGTACACATCCGAACCATCATAACGCACACGGGGTCGACTCCACCCTGCGCTcacacaccaccgccacggagGCGCTTTGCACACGCCATCGTAGAGACTACGGCTTCccgcgctgctcctctcgATAGAGGTTGCGACCGGTTGCCTTGCCAAAGCTCCCCAGCTTCGCCCCAGAGCGAACGCTCTCTCGGGCGTCGCGTTCCTTTGCACGAAAAATTTCGTCCACCTTCTTCTGGTCAAGCTCCGAGTCCGTCGGCACCCAGAAGAACGGCTCCTTCCGAGCCTTCACCGTGCGGAAGTTCGGCTCCCAATTGAAGGAGTTCAGCTTCACGTGGTAGTCGAtgcgctccctctcccagTTATCCCATTTCAGGAACACCTTTTGCTGGTCGTCGTGATCCATGGCACCGGTGGCGGTAAGGTTGTGCATGTGGGTCATGACATCCATGTCGTTAAGCATCTTGCCAGGACCCTCAAGGTCCAACTGCGAACACAGAAACGCAAGCTCCTCGCAGATGTTCTCTGTGTCGCCCCAGAAGTAGTGGCCGCCGCTTGGTCGCATGCGCAGCACCAGAGGGCGAGCGACCGGATCCACGTCCTTgcgggtgcgctgctgccgcagctttGCCACGTACTTGAGCGCGTTCCAAGCCGGAACACGGTCGTCATCGAGGCAGGCCGATATCATCATTCCAGGGTACGTCACACGGTCGTTCAAGTTGTAGTATGGGTCGTACTGCTTGAGCAGGTCCAGGTCTCTCTTGTTGTTGAGCGGGTCACCCCAGTCCTCGCGCTCGGCGAGTGAAAGCGGGAGGTCGGGATCTATCATGGTGTTAATGATATCCAGGAACGGCGACCGCATCAGTACATTGCCGAACAGCCCACACCCGCGCATGTTCATGGCTGCCGCAATCGGTACACAGCCGGCGCTCGCCCCCGCAGCCACCATCAGCTCTGGCTTTGTGTAGCCCATGTCCACCATGTGCTCGCAGCACGCGATGAAGTCCTGGATAGACTTGATTTtgttctctcccttccccagCTGTGCCCAGTTGggcagctcgccgccgccacggacgTGCGCAAAGGCAACGGTCCAACGTCGCCGCAACATCCACATGTACGGGGCCAGCTGGAAGTGCATCGACGGAACTTCGCCGTAGGAGCCGTACACGTAGATGAGGCAGTGCTTGGGCGTGTTGGGCTGCGCCTCAAAGTCCGTCGCTTCCTGAATGAATGCGTCACGGCGCTGGCATATCGTTATTGGGATCTCCGTCCCGTCTTCCGAGACGCAGACATCGCGGTAGATGCTGTAGGGCCACATGTAATCCCACGGCGTGAAGTGCTCCGACTGGCGTTGTGTGAAGAGCGCCTCAGACGCGCACAGCCTCGCCTGGCTAGGCGTGATGTCAGAGTCGAAGTTGAAGACACAgtcgcgcggcggctgaaTCAGGCTGCTGTAGACGAAGCTCATTGCCTTTTGCCTAAAGTTCTTGTTCAGGCCTGGGGTCACCGTGCTTAGCGGGGGAAAGTGCAGCACCACGTCCTCGCTTCGTGGtgtctgcgcagcggcgtcgaggccgccgtcgcactTGATGACGCGGATGTGCTGAATGCGCTCGAAGGCGAAGTGCGACTCGTGAAGGATGATGCGACCGTGGAACAGATCGACGTCATCGATTTGCACGTTGTCGCGGTGCGGCACAAGCTCTTTCcactccgcctccttcccataagccagcgccacctcgtcgcgAATGTACACCACACGGTAGTTCGGCCCCTTGTCGGATGTCACCATGACAAAGCTGCCGTTGTAGTGATCCAGCCAGTTCCATCCTGACTTCCCTGCAATCTCGAGCGGCTTGCCCTCCTTGAAGAAGGACTTGAGAGGGGTCGGAATAACAGGGAAGGATGCGGGCACGACTAGCGCGTTGCAGTTCACCTTCGAGTCCGAGGTTATCGTGACGTACTTGTTATCCTTCGTCTTGCGCACATCCACGAAAAActgctcgtcgtcgtcacggTAAATCTCCACCGGTGGCTCTAATATGCCGGGTCGTATTTCCTGCATCATGACGCGGTGAGGCCGGTTCAACTCGTTCGACTCGGTGTAGAAAAACTGGTTGCCGGAGCCAAACTCGATGCTCACGATGTTTGTACCGCGAATCACGTGAAACAGGGTGGCATTGTCAACACTGCGAATGTGGCACAAATACCTGTCGCCACCCTCCACCGAAAGGGTGTATGCGAGGTAGCGGCCGTCTTCTGAGACGCGGCAGATACCAATGGAACAGTCCTTGTAGCCGAAGTGTTgctggaggaagagagggttGATGAGTTCCTCGGCCAGGAGATCAACCTCCCCAAATCGCTTCCGGTAAAACCCTATCGCATTCGAGTCGTGCCCGGGTACGACACGGGTAAAGTACACGTAGTCACCGATGCGCTCCTCGCCCTTGTCGTATCCGCCCTCACGGctgctcaccaccaccttggCATCAAGCTCCGCCCACAAACGACCCTTGGAATGTCGAAAGTCAAACTTGCTGCTAATCAGGGAGAAGTGCTGCATCTCCTTTTTCGTATATTCTTGAGTGTTCCGGTCGAACAAGTCTTCCATGTAGCGGAACGGGTCCGGTTTCTGGGTCTCTCCATGCAGCTCGAGACCCTCAGGCTTCTCGGTGGGGAACGGTCCGTCCAGCATAGGAAGCGGATACGAGCTGCGGAGTTGCGGGCACCATTTGTTCACCACCCTACGCGATAAAGAGTAGCCCAGATTCGACGTTGGCACCCACGGAAAAAGTGCAGCCATTATTCCCACCTACCCTGCGCCTTGCAGTCGGGCTAGCCTCAGGAGAGTTGCTTTGTGTTTTTGGTGGGCgaaaaggggggaaggggccaAGGCCTATAGACCGTCGTGAGCAGCGTTCGATTATGAAATCAGCAAAGACACAGAGGGAACGCCACGTGAAGCAAAAAGGCAGAGAAGCCGAAGGGGGGAAAAATGCCGA harbors:
- a CDS encoding oligopeptidase B-like protein, which codes for MAALFPWVPTSNLGYSLSRRVVNKWCPQLRSSYPLPMLDGPFPTEKPEGLELHGETQKPDPFRYMEDLFDRNTQEYTKKEMQHFSLISSKFDFRHSKGRLWAELDAKVVVSSREGGYDKGEERIGDYVYFTRVVPGHDSNAIGFYRKRFGEVDLLAEELINPLFLQQHFGYKDCSIGICRVSEDGRYLAYTLSVEGGDRYLCHIRSVDNATLFHVIRGTNIVSIEFGSGNQFFYTESNELNRPHRVMMQEIRPGILEPPVEIYRDDDEQFFVDVRKTKDNKYVTITSDSKVNCNALVVPASFPVIPTPLKSFFKEGKPLEIAGKSGWNWLDHYNGSFVMVTSDKGPNYRVVYIRDEVALAYGKEAEWKELVPHRDNVQIDDVDLFHGRIILHESHFAFERIQHIRVIKCDGGLDAAAQTPRSEDVVLHFPPLSTVTPGLNKNFRQKAMSFVYSSLIQPPRDCVFNFDSDITPSQARLCASEALFTQRQSEHFTPWDYMWPYSIYRDVCVSEDGTEIPITICQRRDAFIQEATDFEAQPNTPKHCLIYVYGSYGEVPSMHFQLAPYMWMLRRRWTVAFAHVRGGGELPNWAQLGKGENKIKSIQDFIACCEHMVDMGYTKPELMVAAGASAGCVPIAAAMNMRGCGLFGNVLMRSPFLDIINTMIDPDLPLSLAEREDWGDPLNNKRDLDLLKQYDPYYNLNDRVTYPGMMISACLDDDRVPAWNALKYVAKLRQQRTRKDVDPVARPLVLRMRPSGGHYFWGDTENICEELAFLCSQLDLEGPGKMLNDMDVMTHMHNLTATGAMDHDDQQKVFLKWDNWERERIDYHVKLNSFNWEPNFRTVKARKEPFFWVPTDSELDQKKVDEIFRAKERDARESVRSGAKLGSFGKATGRNLYREEQRGKP